From the Desulfomonilia bacterium genome, one window contains:
- a CDS encoding sulfite exporter TauE/SafE family protein encodes MVKILLFLVLGLTAGGLSGLIGIGGGVIIVPALIFLFGFSQHMAQGTTLALLVPPIGILGAWAYYRQGYVDIKIALIICLGFFIGSLIGAKFAVNIPGRLLEKIFGIALFAISLKMIFSR; translated from the coding sequence ATGGTTAAAATTCTGCTTTTTCTTGTTCTGGGTTTGACTGCGGGAGGGTTAAGCGGCTTGATCGGTATTGGTGGTGGAGTCATCATTGTTCCTGCCCTGATATTCCTGTTTGGTTTTTCACAGCATATGGCTCAAGGCACGACTTTAGCCCTGCTGGTTCCGCCAATCGGCATTCTTGGCGCATGGGCATACTACAGGCAAGGTTATGTTGATATAAAAATTGCATTAATTATCTGCCTGGGCTTCTTCATCGGAAGCCTCATTGGGGCAAAGTTCGCCGTAAATATACCCGGGAGGCTCCTGGAAAAGATATTCGGGATAGCCTTGTTTGCGATATCGTTAAAAATGATATTTTCCAGATGA
- a CDS encoding MarR family transcriptional regulator yields the protein MKKNPINIPRKELDDLLFNALLAVYRFERQKINTFGLDYTAILALQMLRRKNPQRMRELVDGIGLPFSSATRLFGKLEEAGYVKRVYAEEDRRGVHVYLTTSGEEIVQKLEEDTYKIISETSRQYDARTLNHFIKTADNMGRILGVENINQTKGE from the coding sequence ATGAAGAAAAATCCCATTAACATCCCAAGAAAGGAACTGGATGATCTTCTGTTCAACGCCCTTCTTGCCGTTTACAGGTTTGAAAGGCAGAAGATCAATACCTTCGGACTGGACTACACCGCCATACTTGCCCTGCAGATGCTCAGGAGAAAAAATCCCCAGCGCATGCGTGAACTGGTGGACGGGATAGGCCTTCCGTTCAGCAGCGCCACGAGGCTTTTCGGGAAGCTTGAAGAGGCTGGTTACGTGAAAAGGGTTTACGCCGAAGAGGACAGGCGTGGTGTCCATGTCTATCTGACCACAAGCGGTGAGGAGATTGTACAGAAACTGGAAGAAGATACATATAAAATCATATCCGAGACCTCGAGACAATATGATGCCAGAACGTTGAATCATTTCATAAAAACAGCGGACAACATGGGCAGGATTCTGGGAGTTGAGAATATAAACCAAACCAAGGGTGAATAA
- a CDS encoding CocE/NonD family hydrolase has translation MIKSLIRVLLAVVLFIVGFQTGFASEEEAQKPAGTALQDISGKRVSEPFKYSGYGAPKFKGVSKETTFVAMSDGTKLAVDIFLPKDGPKTDKFPAIFIFTPYGRSYLYPQMTWYEKVIARITKGTSGPVFDYSLKYDTKLFLSHGYAIVVADMRGTGASYGSQIPFTPVLAEDGKEMVDWIGSQPWSNGKVGMTGQSYLGWIQLMIAAKHPKALTCIMPEMILADGFTEGIRPGGIDAIAWIERYSEFLQNLNLNRFDPGKMSLPTTPAKDEDNDGSCADEMPLMKDGSFLDNGVPVYSDGRKRQDIYFNATKEHTSDIPFNFFARKNTPYFDSTAPEIIGNARFVDSSPDFYINEIIASGIPVYNVGGWFDGFTKGTTKLYATMEGKTAARMNIAPRFHYHPFITKQYKKYFGYEEDYTKQIAAERLRFFDFYLKGIQNGIASEPPVNIYVMNYGWRTEREWPLKRQKVTPFYFNSQNGLSQKPSNEGADTYMADFTHSSSYGKNNKNRWLMMYTPDGLMDRTAPDKKCLVYETEILVGDIEVTGHPVVDIWVSSSRDDGDFYVYLTDVDESGRSLYVTEGELRAGWKNEYNDDDQVLGKTDIKPDLPWHGYRKDQYTEKPFADGKTVELRFDLMPTSWVFKKGHRIRIAIACADYRNFEMNPYLCSGNEPGDCPETLVSIKHTKEYPSRIELPVIPSAQ, from the coding sequence ATGATAAAAAGTCTAATCCGGGTATTACTGGCGGTGGTATTGTTTATCGTAGGTTTCCAGACAGGCTTTGCGTCAGAAGAAGAGGCCCAGAAGCCTGCGGGGACGGCTTTGCAGGATATATCAGGCAAACGCGTAAGCGAGCCGTTCAAATATTCGGGATACGGAGCGCCTAAATTCAAGGGTGTCAGCAAAGAAACAACCTTTGTCGCCATGAGTGACGGGACAAAACTGGCTGTGGACATATTCCTGCCGAAGGACGGTCCTAAAACAGATAAGTTTCCCGCAATATTCATCTTCACACCCTATGGCAGGTCATATCTCTATCCGCAGATGACTTGGTATGAAAAAGTGATTGCCCGCATAACCAAAGGGACCTCAGGCCCGGTTTTCGACTATTCCCTTAAGTATGATACGAAACTCTTTCTTTCGCATGGCTATGCAATCGTTGTGGCAGACATGAGGGGAACAGGCGCCTCCTACGGGTCGCAGATTCCCTTTACACCTGTTCTGGCTGAAGACGGAAAAGAGATGGTGGACTGGATCGGCTCACAGCCCTGGTCGAACGGAAAAGTCGGGATGACCGGGCAGTCGTATCTGGGCTGGATTCAACTCATGATAGCTGCGAAGCATCCCAAGGCTTTAACCTGCATCATGCCCGAGATGATACTGGCCGACGGCTTTACCGAAGGCATACGACCCGGCGGGATTGATGCAATCGCATGGATTGAACGTTACAGCGAATTTCTGCAGAACCTAAATCTCAACCGGTTTGATCCCGGGAAAATGAGTCTACCCACGACACCTGCAAAGGATGAGGATAATGATGGGAGTTGTGCAGATGAAATGCCGCTCATGAAGGACGGCTCATTCCTCGATAATGGAGTGCCTGTATACAGCGACGGCAGGAAGCGGCAGGATATCTACTTCAATGCCACGAAAGAGCACACATCTGACATTCCATTCAACTTCTTCGCCAGAAAGAATACACCATATTTCGACAGCACCGCACCGGAGATTATCGGTAACGCGCGCTTCGTCGACAGCAGCCCGGACTTCTATATAAACGAAATAATCGCATCCGGCATTCCGGTATATAACGTCGGCGGATGGTTCGACGGGTTTACCAAGGGCACGACAAAACTCTATGCAACGATGGAAGGCAAGACAGCTGCCCGGATGAACATAGCGCCCAGATTCCACTATCATCCGTTCATAACCAAACAGTATAAAAAATATTTCGGCTACGAAGAAGACTATACGAAACAGATAGCCGCCGAGCGGCTGCGTTTTTTCGACTTCTATCTGAAGGGGATACAAAACGGCATAGCCTCCGAGCCGCCTGTGAACATATATGTCATGAATTACGGCTGGCGCACAGAAAGAGAGTGGCCGCTCAAGCGTCAGAAAGTGACGCCTTTTTATTTCAATTCCCAGAACGGACTGTCACAAAAGCCTTCAAATGAAGGTGCTGATACATATATGGCGGACTTCACCCACAGTTCGAGCTATGGGAAAAACAATAAAAACCGCTGGCTGATGATGTATACACCCGACGGGCTGATGGACCGAACCGCTCCTGATAAAAAATGCCTTGTCTATGAGACGGAGATTCTGGTCGGCGACATAGAGGTCACCGGACATCCGGTTGTGGATATATGGGTTTCGTCCAGTAGGGATGACGGCGATTTCTATGTGTATCTTACCGATGTGGACGAATCCGGGAGATCTCTTTACGTGACCGAAGGTGAACTTCGCGCCGGATGGAAGAACGAATACAATGATGACGACCAGGTGCTCGGAAAAACGGATATTAAGCCTGATCTTCCATGGCACGGATACAGGAAAGATCAGTACACTGAAAAACCGTTTGCGGACGGCAAAACAGTAGAACTCAGGTTTGATCTGATGCCGACATCATGGGTTTTCAAAAAAGGCCACAGGATAAGGATAGCCATAGCATGCGCTGACTATAGGAATTTCGAAATGAATCCGTACCTATGCTCGGGCAATGAGCCGGGAGACTGTCCCGAAACTCTTGTCTCGATAAAGCACACCAAAGAATACCCGTCAAGAATTGAACTGCCGGTGATACCGTCTGCGCAATAA
- a CDS encoding alpha/beta hydrolase, giving the protein MEKTDIIKAYGETNFRTAAKLSICLGGFLMIIALNSVPLQAETNWPHMAVSKDGVPISYEIYGAGEPTLVFVHGWSCDSRYWRAQLPYFSKKYRVVVIDLAGHGNSGLSRKDYTMKSFGEDVKAVADAAGGGKVILIGHSMGGSVIAEAAGLMPDNVIGLIGIDTLQDIEYPLTQKELKMMTEPIEKDFRTGSREFIKQMILPGTDKKLSEWILSDISAAPPTVAMSAMNNMMAQYITGDAAKIFDKIRVPVITVDGDMSAINYKANRRHMFSFEAIIIKNADHFLMMDKSDEFNLALDKAIDKLSGKPDK; this is encoded by the coding sequence ATGGAAAAGACAGATATCATTAAAGCGTACGGTGAAACAAATTTCAGGACTGCTGCTAAGCTTTCAATATGCCTGGGCGGTTTTCTGATGATTATTGCATTGAATTCAGTGCCTCTTCAGGCTGAGACGAATTGGCCTCATATGGCCGTATCAAAAGACGGCGTTCCGATTTCATATGAAATATACGGTGCAGGAGAGCCGACCCTTGTCTTCGTGCATGGCTGGAGCTGTGATTCGCGTTACTGGAGGGCGCAGCTTCCGTATTTTTCAAAAAAATACAGGGTTGTCGTCATCGATCTTGCAGGCCACGGTAATTCCGGCCTGTCGCGCAAGGATTATACGATGAAGTCTTTCGGAGAGGATGTCAAGGCGGTTGCCGATGCGGCGGGAGGCGGAAAAGTCATCCTGATAGGCCATTCAATGGGCGGTTCTGTGATAGCGGAAGCCGCCGGGCTCATGCCTGATAATGTCATAGGCCTGATCGGCATAGATACGCTTCAGGACATTGAGTATCCGCTCACACAAAAAGAGCTTAAAATGATGACTGAGCCTATTGAAAAAGACTTTAGGACAGGAAGCCGTGAATTTATCAAACAGATGATATTACCCGGAACCGATAAAAAACTCAGTGAATGGATTCTATCCGATATTTCGGCTGCACCACCAACTGTAGCCATGAGTGCAATGAACAATATGATGGCCCAGTACATTACAGGGGACGCTGCGAAGATATTCGATAAAATCCGCGTTCCGGTCATTACGGTGGATGGGGATATGTCGGCGATCAACTATAAGGCCAACAGGAGGCATATGTTTTCCTTCGAAGCGATCATTATAAAAAATGCCGATCATTTCCTGATGATGGACAAATCCGACGAATTCAACCTGGCATTGGATAAGGCGATAGATAAGCTCTCGGGAAAACCGGATAAGTAA
- a CDS encoding GreA/GreB family elongation factor, with product MSNLISAEGLKKLIEEYDYLWKVERPKVVRGVADAAAEGDRSENAEYIYGKRRLREIDSKLKHLSSRLKVLKVADPPPEHPSAVTFGCWVTYEEESGIKRCYQLVGPEETDVSTGRISIDSPVGRALLNRKVDEEVTVKRPDGEITLCITGIFSTRPE from the coding sequence GTGAGCAATCTGATTTCAGCCGAAGGCTTGAAAAAACTGATCGAGGAGTATGATTATCTCTGGAAGGTGGAGCGCCCTAAAGTGGTTCGCGGTGTCGCCGATGCCGCAGCGGAAGGTGACCGATCGGAGAATGCCGAATACATCTATGGCAAAAGGCGCCTGAGAGAGATAGACAGCAAGCTTAAACATCTTTCTTCCCGGCTGAAAGTGCTGAAAGTGGCTGATCCTCCCCCTGAACATCCGTCTGCGGTTACTTTCGGATGCTGGGTCACGTATGAGGAGGAGTCTGGAATCAAACGTTGTTATCAGCTGGTTGGTCCCGAGGAGACTGATGTGAGCACAGGCAGGATCAGCATTGACTCGCCTGTCGGCAGGGCGCTGCTTAACAGGAAGGTGGATGAGGAAGTTACTGTTAAGAGGCCTGACGGAGAGATCACATTGTGTATCACAGGGATTTTTTCGACCCGGCCTGAATAA
- a CDS encoding cupin domain-containing protein, with protein sequence MEIFNRNNWRNTGKLEALTSYMLISPYSSSCGNLSIQVSEVPAGSEQPVHAHEPEQCYYIISGKGLMIIEDERREVCAGDAIHIPPNRNHGIKNTGNEVLEYLTANSPCFSKEYEDRLWPANPKKNRKR encoded by the coding sequence ATGGAAATATTCAATAGAAATAATTGGAGGAACACCGGAAAGCTCGAAGCCCTCACCTCATACATGCTCATAAGCCCATACAGCTCATCGTGCGGAAATCTGTCAATACAGGTTTCCGAGGTTCCGGCCGGGTCGGAGCAGCCTGTTCATGCACATGAACCCGAACAGTGCTATTATATCATCAGCGGTAAAGGGCTTATGATCATTGAAGACGAGAGACGGGAGGTTTGCGCAGGTGACGCAATTCATATCCCGCCAAACAGAAATCACGGGATAAAAAATACGGGAAATGAGGTTCTGGAATATCTGACTGCCAACTCGCCCTGCTTTTCAAAAGAGTATGAAGACCGGTTGTGGCCGGCAAACCCTAAAAAAAACAGGAAAAGATAA
- a CDS encoding DUF3795 domain-containing protein, with the protein MKKEESHQAKEDKKLAAVCGLYCEACSLYIATTEDPARLKAMASRFQMSEEEVKCYGCLAEKRGPYCRICKMSGCAAQKGIGFCVECDEYPCEALKEFQSAMPHRIELFKDLDRIRTAGWENWLKEIRENYSCHKCRTINSAYDIKCRNCGEEPGSDYAARNKEAIGKHLKKMLFTCDD; encoded by the coding sequence ATGAAAAAAGAGGAAAGTCATCAGGCAAAAGAGGATAAAAAACTGGCAGCGGTATGCGGTCTTTACTGTGAGGCTTGCTCCTTATATATCGCAACCACTGAAGACCCGGCCAGGCTCAAGGCTATGGCCAGCCGGTTTCAGATGTCAGAGGAAGAAGTGAAATGCTATGGGTGCCTCGCGGAAAAGAGAGGCCCTTACTGCAGGATATGCAAAATGTCCGGTTGCGCCGCTCAAAAGGGAATCGGTTTCTGTGTGGAATGTGACGAGTATCCATGTGAAGCTTTGAAAGAATTTCAGTCGGCAATGCCGCACAGGATCGAGCTTTTCAAAGACCTTGACCGGATCAGGACAGCGGGATGGGAGAACTGGCTGAAGGAGATACGGGAAAACTACAGTTGCCATAAATGCCGGACAATTAATTCCGCCTACGATATTAAATGCAGGAATTGCGGCGAAGAACCGGGCAGTGATTACGCGGCCAGAAATAAAGAAGCAATCGGTAAGCATCTGAAGAAAATGTTGTTCACTTGTGATGACTGA
- a CDS encoding ferritin family protein, whose amino-acid sequence MSTLTQKQEKLLLLFKKAIKGEQDAQRLYAEMLDSSDDPSIKDIIREFILQEKNHEELLLKKYKILRNTDEFKD is encoded by the coding sequence ATGTCAACCCTTACACAAAAACAGGAAAAACTGCTTCTTCTTTTTAAGAAAGCGATAAAGGGGGAACAGGATGCGCAAAGACTGTACGCCGAGATGCTGGACAGCAGTGATGATCCTTCAATAAAAGATATTATCAGGGAATTCATATTGCAGGAGAAAAACCATGAGGAACTGCTTCTGAAAAAATATAAAATTCTCAGGAATACCGATGAGTTCAAAGATTAG
- a CDS encoding polysaccharide deacetylase family protein: MKKGFTAFAACLFIVLAVLNGCAWLGGKLAKEEKAEPCRFLFYDQYADYLSRKDIKLKDAFVFGVSSKEKIVAITFDDGPSENSGKILSILKELECHAAFFLVAENMNFENIVQYREPLFETYIHGYSHEKYTAYDREKCFEEVEKARYVFESLGITSEYFRPPYGAFNDNLKNALAGNKLTGVLWSLDSLDWAGLSGNDLTGRVVSNVRDGDIILFHETPWTPDELERIVTGIREKGFRIVPLKYLLQFRKCPSPEGMQIASLEN, from the coding sequence ATGAAGAAAGGATTTACTGCATTTGCGGCATGCCTGTTTATAGTTCTTGCTGTCCTGAACGGGTGCGCCTGGCTCGGCGGAAAATTGGCGAAAGAGGAAAAAGCCGAACCGTGCAGGTTCCTGTTTTATGACCAGTATGCCGATTATCTGAGCCGAAAGGACATCAAGCTGAAGGATGCATTCGTCTTTGGTGTTTCGAGCAAGGAAAAAATTGTTGCCATAACCTTTGATGACGGCCCGTCCGAAAATTCCGGTAAGATCCTCTCAATTCTTAAGGAGCTTGAGTGTCATGCCGCGTTTTTTCTCGTGGCTGAAAATATGAATTTCGAGAATATCGTACAGTACAGGGAGCCGCTTTTCGAGACATATATTCACGGATATTCACATGAAAAGTACACCGCTTATGATAGGGAAAAATGCTTTGAGGAAGTCGAAAAGGCGCGGTATGTGTTTGAGAGTCTGGGAATAACGTCCGAATATTTCAGACCGCCTTATGGTGCCTTCAATGATAATCTGAAGAATGCGCTTGCCGGAAACAAGCTTACGGGAGTGCTCTGGAGTCTTGATTCTCTCGACTGGGCCGGACTTTCAGGAAATGACCTTACCGGCAGGGTGGTGTCGAATGTCCGGGACGGAGACATAATACTTTTTCATGAAACCCCATGGACCCCTGATGAACTGGAAAGGATAGTCACTGGAATCAGGGAAAAAGGCTTCAGGATTGTGCCTTTGAAATACCTGCTTCAATTCCGGAAATGCCCTTCTCCAGAAGGCATGCAGATCGCTTCACTTGAAAATTGA
- a CDS encoding ROK family protein, whose product MDFDDNGIYIGLDIGGTKLLVASADSSGGIIRRIQTGTPVKLADGLNLIDSMIEEVSSGRRIKSIGAAIGGPLDWQAGIVSPLHQPAWRNVPLKKIMTGKWHCDFHVDVDTNIAALGEYYFGGEKSQRLLYLTISTGMGGGYIVGGRIYRGSGGAHPEAGHQSINFRCSHPENIVCECGATDCLEALVSGNGIRRIYGKPAEELDPEEWEEVAYNLGQGLRNLAAIYLPDVIVIGGGVAIGAGENFINAAADVMAGYLKIVPAPAVRLSRLGYDTALMGAIATAIYGLDSCE is encoded by the coding sequence ATGGATTTTGATGATAACGGTATTTATATCGGGCTGGATATAGGTGGGACAAAGCTGCTTGTCGCCTCGGCCGATTCCTCGGGCGGCATTATAAGAAGGATTCAGACTGGAACCCCGGTGAAGCTTGCCGACGGACTCAACCTGATTGACTCCATGATCGAAGAAGTTTCCAGCGGAAGACGTATAAAATCAATAGGCGCTGCAATCGGCGGACCTCTTGACTGGCAGGCTGGTATTGTTTCGCCGCTTCATCAGCCGGCATGGAGGAACGTGCCCTTAAAGAAGATCATGACCGGAAAATGGCACTGCGATTTTCATGTTGATGTCGATACAAATATTGCAGCGCTGGGAGAATACTACTTCGGCGGAGAAAAGTCTCAAAGGCTTCTCTATCTTACAATCAGCACCGGCATGGGCGGCGGATACATCGTGGGCGGCCGTATATACAGGGGATCAGGAGGCGCACACCCTGAAGCGGGCCACCAGTCAATAAATTTCAGGTGCAGCCATCCTGAAAATATCGTCTGCGAATGCGGTGCTACTGACTGTTTAGAAGCCCTTGTCTCAGGCAACGGAATAAGGCGCATTTATGGCAAACCCGCCGAGGAACTTGACCCTGAAGAATGGGAAGAAGTAGCATATAACCTGGGCCAGGGACTTAGAAATCTTGCCGCAATATATCTTCCTGACGTTATAGTAATCGGAGGAGGCGTTGCCATAGGTGCCGGGGAAAATTTCATAAACGCCGCGGCAGATGTCATGGCAGGGTATCTGAAAATCGTTCCTGCGCCTGCTGTGAGGCTCAGCAGGCTCGGCTATGACACGGCGCTCATGGGTGCGATCGCCACAGCGATATACGGGCTTGATTCATGTGAATGA
- a CDS encoding class I SAM-dependent methyltransferase, whose protein sequence is MKADSPSETAMKVALRRAAHQIMDRPRVLEDPLALRILGLENALSQNPLPEWLKDSTLSRVIRASMAARSRFAEDELGRAVQNGIRQYVVLGAGLDTFAYRNPYEDLRVFEVDCPDTQTFKRTLLNKSGIDVPSGLTFSPVDFEKETLAEGLIRAGFKRDERAFFSWLGVTMYLSGAAIDTTLAFIASMPAGSVVVFDYMISPSLLGPTGMKAFEGLSSHVAEAGEPFQSFFDPSELRKHLLKMGFAHAEDIGPDDMNARYFSNRTDGMKTGRLAHLMNART, encoded by the coding sequence ATGAAAGCTGACAGTCCGAGTGAAACCGCAATGAAGGTTGCGTTGAGGCGTGCCGCCCACCAGATTATGGACAGGCCCAGGGTGTTAGAGGACCCACTTGCATTGCGCATCCTTGGTCTTGAAAATGCCTTGTCGCAAAACCCATTACCAGAATGGCTGAAGGATTCAACACTATCTCGCGTGATCAGGGCCTCAATGGCCGCCCGCAGCAGGTTTGCGGAAGACGAACTTGGCAGGGCCGTGCAAAACGGAATCAGACAATATGTGGTTCTCGGCGCAGGGCTCGATACATTTGCATACAGGAATCCCTACGAAGATCTGCGCGTGTTCGAGGTGGACTGTCCGGACACGCAAACATTTAAGCGCACTCTTTTGAATAAATCAGGCATTGATGTTCCATCAGGACTTACATTCTCACCCGTTGATTTTGAAAAAGAGACGCTCGCTGAGGGCCTGATCCGGGCAGGCTTCAAGAGGGATGAAAGGGCGTTCTTCTCGTGGCTGGGCGTTACCATGTATCTGAGCGGGGCTGCAATCGATACGACACTTGCATTTATCGCATCAATGCCTGCAGGAAGTGTTGTGGTTTTCGACTACATGATATCTCCTTCACTGCTCGGGCCGACAGGCATGAAAGCATTTGAAGGTCTGTCCAGTCATGTGGCCGAGGCAGGCGAACCGTTTCAAAGTTTCTTCGATCCGTCCGAGTTGAGGAAGCATTTACTGAAAATGGGATTCGCTCATGCCGAAGATATTGGTCCTGATGATATGAACGCAAGATACTTCAGCAATCGTACCGACGGAATGAAGACGGGAAGGCTCGCACATTTAATGAACGCGCGGACCTGA
- a CDS encoding helix-hairpin-helix domain-containing protein: MKNPDRESVSRLEELPNIGKAIAGDLRLIGIDHPAKLIGKDPFKLYEKLNRATGKRQDPCVIDVFMAAVHFMESGDALPWWSFTDERKRLVKGRI; this comes from the coding sequence GTGAAGAATCCGGACAGAGAATCGGTATCAAGGCTCGAAGAGCTTCCTAATATCGGCAAGGCTATTGCAGGAGACCTCAGGCTCATAGGCATCGATCATCCGGCTAAGCTCATCGGAAAAGACCCTTTTAAATTGTATGAAAAGCTCAACAGGGCGACGGGAAAAAGACAGGACCCGTGCGTTATCGATGTGTTCATGGCGGCTGTTCATTTCATGGAAAGCGGCGACGCTCTTCCATGGTGGTCGTTTACAGATGAGAGAAAAAGGCTCGTTAAAGGAAGAATCTGA
- a CDS encoding DUF6713 family protein → MKFISMLYVINATLLILHEIESAYEKEWEILRLPGKITGFLLLHVPIVILIFYGLIEIEKLSTIGFVFGIITGIGGVVPFIVHKIIVRRNGHFNLIISNVIINLNVLSGICLFLLSVRYFV, encoded by the coding sequence ATGAAATTTATCTCTATGCTTTATGTAATAAACGCAACACTGCTTATCCTGCATGAGATCGAGTCTGCCTATGAAAAGGAATGGGAGATACTAAGACTTCCGGGAAAGATAACCGGCTTTCTGCTCCTTCATGTTCCGATTGTCATTCTGATTTTCTATGGATTGATCGAGATTGAGAAATTGAGCACCATCGGATTTGTATTCGGCATTATAACAGGCATAGGCGGGGTTGTTCCTTTTATAGTTCATAAAATTATCGTCAGAAGAAATGGGCATTTCAACCTGATTATTTCAAATGTAATAATCAACCTTAATGTCTTGTCGGGAATATGCCTGTTTCTTTTATCGGTGCGGTATTTTGTTTGA
- a CDS encoding lysoplasmalogenase family protein, with protein MYYLIPVLFAVVGIVIYWWARQQNDLSTVSVVQPVITILCIITALLSFTRPGTNRKLTVWLSAGLAIALLGDFLNLNMTDPFVVIRGLVIAIIAYMTYAVGLTVINGFHRQDLYVGAAALVIYAGVMSYLWPYLGNMRIPGMIYGLVLPFVVTRAVSTFFGNKISKTQATFLTIGTAMLYIGDVEFALHTYSKVVPILFGPFLYSGGQLLIALSASYGKKVCSALSD; from the coding sequence ATGTATTATCTTATCCCGGTTCTTTTCGCAGTCGTGGGTATTGTAATCTACTGGTGGGCTCGCCAGCAGAACGACCTTTCGACCGTTTCGGTAGTCCAGCCCGTTATAACGATCCTGTGCATAATAACCGCCCTGCTCTCCTTCACCAGGCCTGGCACCAACAGAAAACTCACTGTCTGGCTCTCTGCAGGTCTTGCAATTGCTCTCCTTGGAGACTTTCTGAACCTCAACATGACCGACCCGTTCGTTGTCATAAGGGGCCTCGTAATCGCAATCATCGCCTACATGACATACGCCGTGGGGCTTACCGTAATAAACGGCTTTCACAGGCAGGACCTGTATGTGGGAGCGGCGGCCCTCGTTATATACGCAGGCGTCATGTCATATCTCTGGCCCTATCTCGGCAATATGAGGATACCCGGGATGATATACGGGCTCGTGCTACCGTTCGTCGTCACCAGGGCGGTTTCCACATTTTTCGGAAATAAGATATCAAAGACTCAGGCAACATTCCTTACAATCGGCACCGCCATGCTATATATAGGCGATGTCGAATTCGCCCTTCATACATACTCAAAGGTTGTGCCGATACTGTTCGGGCCTTTCCTCTATTCAGGGGGACAGCTTTTGATCGCGTTGAGCGCCTCATACGGCAAAAAGGTTTGCTCGGCCTTAAGCGACTGA
- a CDS encoding FKBP-type peptidyl-prolyl cis-trans isomerase translates to MKRSGLIIVLVIAAVLIALPASAKEEGKTVTTASGLKYIDVVAGNGASPSVGKRVKVHYTGTLENGKKFDSSVDRNQPFSFIIGVGQVIPGWDEGVMTMKVGGKRKLIIPPNLGYGAKGAGGVIPPNATLLFDVELLDVEK, encoded by the coding sequence ATGAAACGATCAGGGTTAATTATAGTTCTGGTTATTGCGGCGGTGTTGATTGCTCTGCCTGCATCTGCCAAAGAGGAGGGTAAAACAGTGACAACAGCATCCGGCCTTAAATATATCGATGTTGTTGCAGGCAACGGCGCCTCGCCATCTGTAGGTAAACGTGTAAAGGTGCATTATACCGGGACACTTGAAAACGGCAAAAAATTCGACAGTTCGGTTGACCGGAATCAGCCTTTTTCGTTTATTATAGGTGTGGGTCAGGTCATCCCGGGGTGGGATGAAGGTGTCATGACGATGAAAGTCGGCGGTAAAAGGAAGCTTATCATACCTCCCAATCTCGGTTACGGTGCTAAGGGAGCGGGCGGGGTCATTCCTCCGAACGCAACGCTGCTTTTTGATGTGGAGCTGCTCGACGTCGAAAAATAA